DNA sequence from the Brevundimonas sp. NIBR10 genome:
TGGCTTTCGCAGGCGCGGTATTCCGACTTGCCCAAATCCTCGATCTCCTCGGCGAGATTGTCGTAGTCGAGAGCATTCTCGCCGCCCGTTCGGGCACGCAACGCACGCGCCTGAACCTCGGTCCAGGCGAGATAGTCGCGCTCGTACAGGTCGGTCTGTGAGGCGGCTTCAAGCTTGTGCAGATCGTCGGCCATAGTCCGACTGTATCACGCCGGACGCCGGGCTCGAAGGGCCTGGACGATAGTGCCGTCATCGAGCCAGTCGAGGTCGCCGCCGACCGGAACGCCGCGCGCCAGGGAGGTCACCTCGACCCCCGAGCCCGCCAGCCGTTCGGCCAGATAATGGGCCGTGGTCTGGCCATCGACGGTGGCCGGCAGGGCCAGGACCACCTCACGAACGGCGCCGTCGGTTCCTACGCCGCTCCGCGCCCGGCCGACCAGTTCGGCGACCCGCAGGTCGTCGGGCCCCACGCCGTCCAGCGCGGACAGGAGCCCGCCCATGACATGATACTTGCCGCGAAACGCGCCCGACCGCTCCATAGCCCACAGGGCGCCGGCCTCCTCGACCACGCAGATCAGGCCGTTGTCGCGGTTGGGGTCCGAACAGATCGAGCAGGGGTTGCGGGTGTCGGGCGCGCCGCAGACCGAACAGGACGAGACCTTCTCCGCCGTCTCGGCCATGGCGGCGGCGAGCGGGACCAGCAGTTGCTCGCGCTTCTTCAGCAGTTGCAGCGCCGCCCGCCGGGCCGACCGGGGCCCAAGCCCCGGCAGTTTGGCCAGAAGCGAAATCAACCGCTCGATCTCGGGTCCGGCGGAGGCGGCCAAGACGTCAGAACAGTTTCGGCATGCCGGGGATGTTCATCCCGGCCAGCGGCCCGGCGGCGTCGCGCATCAGGCCGTTGTTGATCTCGTCCAGCTTTCGCTTGGCGTCGGCATGGGCGGCGACGATCAGGTCGGCCAGGATCTCGCCCTCGCCGGGCACCAGCAGACTGTCGTCGATGGTCACGCCGGTCATCTCGCCGGGGCCTTTCAGCGCCACGGTCACCAGCCCGCCGCCCGAGGTGCCGGACGCGGAAGATTCGGCCATCCTGGCCTGGGCGTCCTGCAGCTTCTGCTGCATCGCCTGGGCCTGTTGCATGAGGGAGTTGAGGTCTTTCATGGCCTTTAGATAGGCCGAAGTGGTGCGCTGCAACAGGGGGCGACGTCGGCGGACTTGATCCCCCGACCGGAAACGCTGCATTGCCGGGATTGGTCTTGCGCCGGCGCGTCACAGGACTATTTAGCAACCGCATCTGTTTCCAATTCACCGGAACTCCCCATGGCCTATGATCCCTCCACTCGCGACGTCGCCCTCGACGAGACCGCCCTGGCCCAGTTGTTCACCGAGGCCCGCACCCGCAACGATTTTTCCGATCGGCCGGTGCCCGAGGCCCTGCTGCGCAAACTCTATGATCTGACCAAGTTCGGCCCGACGGCGGTGAACTCGACCCCTGCGCGCTTCATCTTCCTGACGACGCCCGAGGCCCGGGCGCGGCTCTCGCCCTTCATGAGCGGCAGCAACCAGGCCAAGACGCTGAAGGCCCCCGTCAACGTCATCATCGCCACCGACAACGCCTTTCACGAACATCTGGACTATCTGTTCCCGCATGCGCCGGGCGCCAAGAACTGGTTCGCCGACGAGGCCGCGCGCAAGGAAGGCGCCTTCCGCAACGCCTCGCTCCAGGGCGGCTATTTCATGATCGCGGCCCGGGCCCTGGGCCTCGACGTCGGCCCGATGTCGGGATTCGACGCGGCGGGGGTGAAGGCCGAGTTCTTCCCCGAGCCGAACGTCGAGCCCAACTTCATCCTCAACCTGGGCTACGGCACCGACGTGAACCTGTTCCCCCGTTCGCCGCGGCTGGCGTTCGAGGACGCGGCGAAGATTCTCTGAACCTCGTTCAGTCCTCGTCCCCGTCGTCGTCCGGGATCGCCGGCATTTCGACGGCGGGGGCCAGGGCCTTGATGTCGGTGATCTTCGCGCCCGGGAAGGCGGCCATGACGGCGGTGACGAAGGGGTCGGCCTCGACCTCGGCACGTTCCTCGGCCCGGCCGCGCTTTTCCTGTTCGATCAGGGTCTCGCCGCCGCCCTGGCCGTTGGCGGCAATCAGCCAGGTTCGGCCGGTCCACTCCTTGAGCCGCCCGGCCAGCCGCTGGGCCAGGCCGACGGGCGCGCCGGGGCCGCTCTCATAGACGATGGCCCCCGGCTTGAACGACACCGGCTTCACATAGCGTTCGACGTCGAGCTTCAGCGCGATCTCGCGCTTCTCTCCGATCAGGGCGACCGTGGCCTCGAACGTCTGGGGGTCGGGCAGGCTGGGTCGGGCCGCCGCGCGCGGGGCCATCTGGGCCGAGGCCCCTCCCCCACCGCCACCTGAACCGCCGCCCAAACCACCACGCGGCCCCGCGCCACCCGGAACCTCCCCGTTCTGCAACGCCTTCAGCGCCTCCTCCGGTCCCGGAAGGTCGGCGGCATAGGCCAGGCGGACGATGGCCATCTCGACCGCATCGGCGGGGCTCGGCGCACGCCGCACCTCGTCCAGGGCCTTGAGCAGCATCTGCCAGGTGCGCGACAGGGTCCCGGCCGAGATCGCCGCTCCCAGCGCCGCCAGGGTCCGCGCCTGATCGGCCGGCAGCCGCGTCGCATCGGGCCCCAGCATCTTGGCCACCGAGGCCGCGTGGCAATGTTCCAGCAGATCGTTGGTGATCTGCACCGGATCGGCGCCGTAGCCGTAGAGCGTCCGGAAGCTCTCCAGCGCCTCGGGCGTGCGGCCGGCCATGATCTGTTCGAACAGGGCGATGGTCTGGCTGCGGTCGGCCAGACCCAGCATGTCGCGCACGACCTCGGTCTTGACCGTCTCGCCGCGCTCGCCCTGGACCAGGGCCTGATCCAGCAGGGACAGGCCGTCGCGCACCGACCCCTCGGCGGCCCGCGCGATCAGGGCCAGGGCGTCGTCCTCGACCTTCATGCCCTCCTTGCCGGCGATCCGCGACAGGTGTTCGACCAGAATCTCGGGCTCGACGCGGCGCAGGTCGAACCGCTGGCAGCGGCTCAGGATCGTCACCGGCACCTTGCGAATCTCGGTGGTGGCGAAGATGAATTTGGCGTGGGGCGGCGGCTCTTCCAGCGTCTTCAGCAGGGCGTTGAAGGCGTTGTTGGACAGCATGTGCACTTCGTCGAGCACATAGACCTTGTAGCGGGCCTCGACCGGGGCATAGCGGACACTCTCGATAATGTCCCGAATGCCCTCGATGCCGGTATGGCTGGCGGCGTCCATCTCCATGACGTCCATATGCTGGCCCGCCATGATCGCCGCGTCGTGGCGACCGAAGGCGGTCAGCTCCAGCGAGGGCCGGTCGATGACGTCGGTCTCGTTGTTCAGCGCCCGGGCCAACAGCCGCGCGGTGGTCGTCTTGCCGACCCCCCGCACCCCGGTCAGCATGAAGGCGTGGGCGATCCGGCCGGTGGCGAAGGCGTTGGTGAGCGTCCTCACCATCGCCTCCTGCCCGATCAGGTCCTCGAAGGTCCGCGGCCGGTACTTGCGCGCGAGGACCGTATAGGCCTCGCCGTCGCCCTCGACGGGCACGGGCACGGGCGAGGTGACGGGAACCGGCGCGGGTGCTGACTTGAGGTCAGCCACTACCGCCGCGACCGGCGCAGCCGCAGGCGCACCGAACATGTCGTCGGTGTTGTCGTCCCGCTCGGGCGCGTCGTCTTCCGCCCAGGGCGGATCGCCGGAATCAAGGTCGATGTCGGTCATGCGGCGAACCTACCGCGAACCCGCCCGACGATGCGACTCCGAACGCGTTCAAGCCGCCAGACGCCGCCCCGTAGCACCCCTGAATCAGGGGGTCAGGTCGCGGGGCAGTTGCCCGCCGTTGTCCACGATCTTCTGGATCACCTGTTTGTGCAGCCAGATGTTCATGCTGGCAGAGTCTGACTTATCGCCAGTATAGCCCAGTTCGTCGGCCAGTTCCTTGCGCTCCGCCAGCGAGCTTTCCAGCCCCAGCAGTTTCATCAGATCGACGATCGAGGTGCGCCAGTTCAGCTTCTCGTCGCGGACGCTGTTCTTGAAGTCGAGGATGCCGGCGACGTCGATCGGTTCAGCGGCAGCCGGCGATGTCGGAGCCGGGGCCGGCGTCGAGGCAGCCGGGGCGGTTGGTGCGGGCTGAGGCGTAGGGGCCGGGGCCGCCTTTGGTTCGTCGTCCTTCTTGCGCCCGAAGATGCCGCCGAGGATGTTGCCGAGAATGCTCATGAAGTCCGCTCCTGCCGTTGAGCGACAGGAGCGATCCGCAAGCGTAACGGTTCCCTCTCCGAAGACAGAGGGAACCTAAGTCGGCGGAAAGTCCGCGCCTTCCGTCACATCGGCCCAGGCGTCGAAATCGGCCCTCAGCGCCTCGATCTTGGCCCGGCCGCCCTGCAGGGCCATCTTGCCGAGCAGCAGGCGGAGCGGCGGGGTCTCGGCCTCGACGGCGTCGATGATCGCCTTGGCCGCGCGTTTGGGATCGCCGGGCTGGGCCCCGGACCAGCCCCGGACCTGTGCCCGTCGCGCGCCGGCGGTGGCGGCATAGTCCTCGATCGGATCGACGATCTCGTTGGCGGAACGTCCGGCCCAGTCCGTACGGAACGCCGACGGCGCGACGATCAGGACGCGGATGCCTAGCGGATTGACCTCGGTCGCCAGGGCCTCGGACCAGCCGTCGACGGCGAATTTCGTCGCGTTGTAATAGCCAACGCCCGCCGAGGCCCGGATGCCGCCGACCGACGAGATGTTGACGATCGTCCCGGCCCGCCGCACGCGCATCGACGGCAGGACCTTTTCGGTCATCCGGGCCAGGCCCCAGAAATTGATCTCGAATATCCGCCGAACCTCGGCCTCGACGCTCTCTTCGATGGCCCCGAAATAGCCGATCCCGGCGTTGTTCACGAGCACGTCGATGCGGTCGAACCGCGCCAGCGCCTGGGCGACGGCAGCCTCGGCCTGGGCGTCGTCGGTGACGTCGAGCGGTAGGGCCAGCACCCGATCACCCCCCATCCGCGCCAGATCTTCGATGTCTTCGGTGTTCCTGGCCGTCGCCACTAGGCGATAGCCGCCGGCGATCAACGCCTCGGCCAGTTCGCGCCCGAGCCCGGTCGAGCAGCCGGTAATGAGCCAGACGGGGGTGTCGTGGTCGGCCATGTGCGAGCTCCGTTTGCGGCAAGCCGCTCAGGTGGGGAAGGACAACGAATCTGGCAACCGTCCGTCGTCCGTATCGCGGAACCCGGCGAAGCCAGGCCTCATCCCACGCGGGGCATTTTCAGGCGTCGCTTGTTGGAATGGCTTTCCGGGGCCGCGCCGAGGTCTTCAGGCAGTTCGCCCTTGAAGTAGAACCGCTGCCAGGCCTCCTTGGCCGCATCGGGATCGCCCGACGCCAGCCGCTTGTTGAAGTCGGTCCTCTGGCGGTTCCAGGCCTCGAACTGACCCTTCATCACCGGGTTGGACTCCAGCGAGCGGATCACCGGCTGGAACTCCTCGACCTGTTTGTGCTGGACCAGGTTGATGAAGCAGAAGGGCTCGCCCTTCTCGAACTTGATCCGGCCCGGCCGGGTGAAGATCCAGTTCATCGTGAACGGGAACGGCAGCCAGTCGGTCTCGATCAGCCCGACCAGGGCCTGGATCCCGTCCTTGACGTGGTTTGGCGACCCCGAACAGGTCATGCCCCAGCCGGGCGGCGTCCTGAACAGATACTGGGGGTGCATGGTCAGCACCCCGCGCGAGAAGTGCGAGGTCACGAAATGGTCGGCCTGGGGGTTGGGCCGGTCGGGGGTGATGGTGATGTCGTTCTGGCTGGGCCCGCCGTTCCACTCGGCCGAGAAACCGAACGGGCACAGGATTTCCCACCCCGTCGTATTGGCCATGTTCAGCGGCAGGCAGCGATAGGGGTGCCGCGAGATGAAGGCGTCCATCCAGTTGCGCGACTGCCGCCCCGGGATCAGATCCGGCGGCGTCCCGGTCATCGGATAGCATTCCAGTTCCAAGACGCGTCTCCAGTCGGTATCGAGGTCGCTCAACCCTTAGCCCGGCTGCGCATGATCCCTCAACCTGCCTGTGATCGCGACGGCCTGCTGGCCTGGATGGCCGACAACGCCATCGCCCAGACGACGCATGACCACC
Encoded proteins:
- a CDS encoding malonic semialdehyde reductase gives rise to the protein MAYDPSTRDVALDETALAQLFTEARTRNDFSDRPVPEALLRKLYDLTKFGPTAVNSTPARFIFLTTPEARARLSPFMSGSNQAKTLKAPVNVIIATDNAFHEHLDYLFPHAPGAKNWFADEAARKEGAFRNASLQGGYFMIAARALGLDVGPMSGFDAAGVKAEFFPEPNVEPNFILNLGYGTDVNLFPRSPRLAFEDAAKIL
- a CDS encoding oxidoreductase, giving the protein MADHDTPVWLITGCSTGLGRELAEALIAGGYRLVATARNTEDIEDLARMGGDRVLALPLDVTDDAQAEAAVAQALARFDRIDVLVNNAGIGYFGAIEESVEAEVRRIFEINFWGLARMTEKVLPSMRVRRAGTIVNISSVGGIRASAGVGYYNATKFAVDGWSEALATEVNPLGIRVLIVAPSAFRTDWAGRSANEIVDPIEDYAATAGARRAQVRGWSGAQPGDPKRAAKAIIDAVEAETPPLRLLLGKMALQGGRAKIEALRADFDAWADVTEGADFPPT
- a CDS encoding DNA polymerase III subunit gamma/tau: MTDIDLDSGDPPWAEDDAPERDDNTDDMFGAPAAAPVAAVVADLKSAPAPVPVTSPVPVPVEGDGEAYTVLARKYRPRTFEDLIGQEAMVRTLTNAFATGRIAHAFMLTGVRGVGKTTTARLLARALNNETDVIDRPSLELTAFGRHDAAIMAGQHMDVMEMDAASHTGIEGIRDIIESVRYAPVEARYKVYVLDEVHMLSNNAFNALLKTLEEPPPHAKFIFATTEIRKVPVTILSRCQRFDLRRVEPEILVEHLSRIAGKEGMKVEDDALALIARAAEGSVRDGLSLLDQALVQGERGETVKTEVVRDMLGLADRSQTIALFEQIMAGRTPEALESFRTLYGYGADPVQITNDLLEHCHAASVAKMLGPDATRLPADQARTLAALGAAISAGTLSRTWQMLLKALDEVRRAPSPADAVEMAIVRLAYAADLPGPEEALKALQNGEVPGGAGPRGGLGGGSGGGGGGASAQMAPRAAARPSLPDPQTFEATVALIGEKREIALKLDVERYVKPVSFKPGAIVYESGPGAPVGLAQRLAGRLKEWTGRTWLIAANGQGGGETLIEQEKRGRAEERAEVEADPFVTAVMAAFPGAKITDIKALAPAVEMPAIPDDDGDED
- a CDS encoding YbaB/EbfC family nucleoid-associated protein; the encoded protein is MKDLNSLMQQAQAMQQKLQDAQARMAESSASGTSGGGLVTVALKGPGEMTGVTIDDSLLVPGEGEILADLIVAAHADAKRKLDEINNGLMRDAAGPLAGMNIPGMPKLF
- the recR gene encoding recombination mediator RecR; this translates as MAASAGPEIERLISLLAKLPGLGPRSARRAALQLLKKREQLLVPLAAAMAETAEKVSSCSVCGAPDTRNPCSICSDPNRDNGLICVVEEAGALWAMERSGAFRGKYHVMGGLLSALDGVGPDDLRVAELVGRARSGVGTDGAVREVVLALPATVDGQTTAHYLAERLAGSGVEVTSLARGVPVGGDLDWLDDGTIVQALRARRPA
- a CDS encoding DUF3597 domain-containing protein, coding for MSILGNILGGIFGRKKDDEPKAAPAPTPQPAPTAPAASTPAPAPTSPAAAEPIDVAGILDFKNSVRDEKLNWRTSIVDLMKLLGLESSLAERKELADELGYTGDKSDSASMNIWLHKQVIQKIVDNGGQLPRDLTP
- a CDS encoding DUF6065 family protein; its protein translation is MELECYPMTGTPPDLIPGRQSRNWMDAFISRHPYRCLPLNMANTTGWEILCPFGFSAEWNGGPSQNDITITPDRPNPQADHFVTSHFSRGVLTMHPQYLFRTPPGWGMTCSGSPNHVKDGIQALVGLIETDWLPFPFTMNWIFTRPGRIKFEKGEPFCFINLVQHKQVEEFQPVIRSLESNPVMKGQFEAWNRQRTDFNKRLASGDPDAAKEAWQRFYFKGELPEDLGAAPESHSNKRRLKMPRVG